A stretch of Ipomoea triloba cultivar NCNSP0323 chromosome 13, ASM357664v1 DNA encodes these proteins:
- the LOC116000992 gene encoding protein TOPLESS-like isoform X1, with protein MSSSSDRDLLFILLQFLEEEGFKESARKLEEESRIFFNMLHFEELVKKGEWDEVEKYLLGFTSLDENRFSKEVFFQIRKQKYLEAIDRKDIKKAINILNSELKVFAREDNDLYKEMAMLLTLENIREPESERNNMIDKLKNAIESNPAFHDALNSPAVEASRLRTLINQSLNWQHHHCQKPNPKPEIMTLLVDHRCEESQLNGGQFLPPVTNQLTVDAPMPGGFPPLQADGVNNMPVNILHVGYGNQSQGQSSGSSDDIPMTVVMTLNQGSAIRSMDFHPVQHSLLLVGTSIGEIIIWELRTRTRLAKRSFEIWDHRACTLGLQSALRNDPPASVNRVLWSPRGSVFVVAYSKGLVHVYTYYGNLRKHVEIEAHEGSVNDIAFKNLNYRLFIITCGEDKLIKMWDASTGTKKYTFEGHESSVCSVCPHQIGNIQFFFSVATDGKIKVWPYFDRICAVDYPAQGTTMLCSSNGKRLFSCGTDMEGVSYLRELNDNTVTIKREYIGLGGQTTEAVKFDTTKNRFIAAGDDFTVKFWDMDDENLFTTTDAGGALPCRPCLRFNKEGNLLAVSTSENGIKILANADGFRLLRA; from the exons ATGTCATCATCGTCGGACAGAGATCTGTTGTTTATATTACTTCAGTTCCTAGAGGAAGAAGGATTCAAAGAATCTGCTCGCAA GTTGGAAGAAGAGTCTAGGATTTTCTTCAATATGCTACATTTTGAGGAATTGGTCAAGAAAGGAGAATGGGATGAAGTGGAGAAGTATCTACTGGGCTTCACAAGTCTTGATGAAAACAGATTTTCAAAGGAAGTCTTCTTTCAAATCCGAAAGCAAAAGTACCTTGAAGCGATTGACAG GAAGGATATCAAGAAGGCTATAAATATTCTGAATTCGGAATTGAAAGTGTTTGCAAGAGAGGATAATGACCTTTATAAAGAAATGGCAATGCTTTTGACTCTCGAGAACATTAG GGAACCTGAGTCTGAGAGAAATAATATGATTGATAAGCTGAAGAATGCTATTGAATCAAACCCAGCATTTCATGATGCACTTAACTCTCCTGCAGTGGAGGCCTCAAGATTGAGGACCTTAATAAATCAGAG TTTGAATTGGCAGCACCATCATTGTCAGAAACCAAATCCTAAACCTGAAATAATGACATTGTTGGTTGATCACCGTTGTGAGGAGTCACAACTAAATGGTGGACAGTTCCTTCCTCCAGTTACCAATCAGCTAACCGTAGATGCCCCTATGCCAGGTGGTTTTCCACCTTTACAAGCTGATGGT GTTAACAATATGCCTGTCAATATTTTGCATGTTGGCTATGGCAATCAAAGTCAAGGTCAAAGCTCAGGCTCATCTGATGATATTCCAATGACAGTAGTTATGACTCTGAATCAGGGATCAGCAATAAGGAGTATGGATTTTCATCCCGTGCAACATAGTTTACTTCTTG TTGGGACGAGCATAGGAGAGATTATAATTTGGGAACTACGAACTAGGACAAGGCTTGCTAAAAGAAGTTTCGAGATTTGGGATCATAGGGCATGCACACTGGGGCTGCAG TCTGCATTGAGGAATGACCCGCCCGCGTCAGTTAATCGTGTCTTGTGGAGTCCTCGCGGTTCTGTGTTTG TTGTTGCATACTCCAAGGGACTTGTGCATGTCTACACCTATTATGGAAATTTAAGAAAACATGTAGAG ATTGAAGCTCATGAAGGAAGTGTGAATGATATTGCATTTAAAAATCTGAACTATCggctttttataattacttGTGGGGAGGACAAGCTTATTAAG ATGTGGGATGCGTCAACAGGCACTAAGAAGTATACCTTTGAGGGTCACGAGTCATCCGTTTGTTCTGTATGCCCACATCAGATTGGAAATATTCAG TTTTTCTTCTCGGTGGCAACTGATGGTAAAATAAAGGTATGGCCATATTTTGATAGGATTTGTGCTGTTGATTATCCTGCACAAGGGACCACTATGCTTTGCAGTTCCAATGGGAAAAG ATTGTTCTCCTGTGGCACTGACATGGAAGGGGTATCGTACCTTAGGGAATTGAATGACAATACAGTTACAATTAAGCGGGAATATATTGGTCTTGGAGGGCAGACCACGGAGGCTGTGAAATTTGATACTACTAAGAATAGATTCATAGCAGCCGGTGATGATTTCACTGTCAAATTTTGGGATATGGATGATGAGAACTTGTTTACAACTACTGATGCAGGGGGTGCACTTCCG TGTCGGCCTTGTCTACGGTTCAATAAAGAAGGAAATTTATTAGCTGTTTCAACAAGTGAGAATGGCATCAAAATTTTGGCAAATGCAGATGGTTTCAGGCTTTTACGAGCCTAG
- the LOC116000992 gene encoding protein TOPLESS-like isoform X2: MSSSSDRDLLFILLQFLEEEGFKESARKLEEESRIFFNMLHFEELVKKGEWDEVEKYLLGFTSLDENRFSKEVFFQIRKQKYLEAIDRKDIKKAINILNSELKVFAREDNDLYKEMAMLLTLENIREPESERNNMIDKLKNAIESNPAFHDALNSPAVEASRLRTLINQSLNWQHHHCQKPNPKPEIMTLLVDHRCEESQLNGGQFLPPVTNQLTVDAPMPGGFPPLQADGVNNMPVNILHVGYGNQSQGQSSGSSDDIPMTVVMTLNQGSAIRSMDFHPVQHSLLLVGTSIGEIIIWELRTRTRLAKRSFEIWDHRACTLGLQSALRNDPPASVNRVLWSPRGSVFVVAYSKGLVHVYTYYGNLRKHVEIEAHEGSVNDIAFKNLNYRLFIITCGEDKLIKMWDASTGTKKYTFEGHESSVCSVCPHQIGNIQFFFSVATDGKIKIVLLWH, from the exons ATGTCATCATCGTCGGACAGAGATCTGTTGTTTATATTACTTCAGTTCCTAGAGGAAGAAGGATTCAAAGAATCTGCTCGCAA GTTGGAAGAAGAGTCTAGGATTTTCTTCAATATGCTACATTTTGAGGAATTGGTCAAGAAAGGAGAATGGGATGAAGTGGAGAAGTATCTACTGGGCTTCACAAGTCTTGATGAAAACAGATTTTCAAAGGAAGTCTTCTTTCAAATCCGAAAGCAAAAGTACCTTGAAGCGATTGACAG GAAGGATATCAAGAAGGCTATAAATATTCTGAATTCGGAATTGAAAGTGTTTGCAAGAGAGGATAATGACCTTTATAAAGAAATGGCAATGCTTTTGACTCTCGAGAACATTAG GGAACCTGAGTCTGAGAGAAATAATATGATTGATAAGCTGAAGAATGCTATTGAATCAAACCCAGCATTTCATGATGCACTTAACTCTCCTGCAGTGGAGGCCTCAAGATTGAGGACCTTAATAAATCAGAG TTTGAATTGGCAGCACCATCATTGTCAGAAACCAAATCCTAAACCTGAAATAATGACATTGTTGGTTGATCACCGTTGTGAGGAGTCACAACTAAATGGTGGACAGTTCCTTCCTCCAGTTACCAATCAGCTAACCGTAGATGCCCCTATGCCAGGTGGTTTTCCACCTTTACAAGCTGATGGT GTTAACAATATGCCTGTCAATATTTTGCATGTTGGCTATGGCAATCAAAGTCAAGGTCAAAGCTCAGGCTCATCTGATGATATTCCAATGACAGTAGTTATGACTCTGAATCAGGGATCAGCAATAAGGAGTATGGATTTTCATCCCGTGCAACATAGTTTACTTCTTG TTGGGACGAGCATAGGAGAGATTATAATTTGGGAACTACGAACTAGGACAAGGCTTGCTAAAAGAAGTTTCGAGATTTGGGATCATAGGGCATGCACACTGGGGCTGCAG TCTGCATTGAGGAATGACCCGCCCGCGTCAGTTAATCGTGTCTTGTGGAGTCCTCGCGGTTCTGTGTTTG TTGTTGCATACTCCAAGGGACTTGTGCATGTCTACACCTATTATGGAAATTTAAGAAAACATGTAGAG ATTGAAGCTCATGAAGGAAGTGTGAATGATATTGCATTTAAAAATCTGAACTATCggctttttataattacttGTGGGGAGGACAAGCTTATTAAG ATGTGGGATGCGTCAACAGGCACTAAGAAGTATACCTTTGAGGGTCACGAGTCATCCGTTTGTTCTGTATGCCCACATCAGATTGGAAATATTCAG TTTTTCTTCTCGGTGGCAACTGATGGTAAAATAAAG ATTGTTCTCCTGTGGCACTGA